A region of Sulfurimonas sp. DNA encodes the following proteins:
- a CDS encoding chorismate mutase: MVKCNTLEEVRVEIDKLDDKLVDLISERTHIISQAAAFKNSVEEVKADERIDFILQKARKRAIELNISPNMVSELFRIMIDEMVETEISEFRNKQIF, translated from the coding sequence ATGGTTAAATGCAACACACTAGAAGAAGTAAGAGTTGAAATAGACAAACTTGATGATAAGCTTGTAGATTTAATATCCGAAAGAACTCATATAATAAGCCAAGCAGCAGCATTTAAAAATAGTGTTGAAGAAGTAAAAGCTGATGAGCGCATAGACTTTATCTTACAAAAAGCTCGTAAAAGAGCAATAGAGTTAAATATATCTCCAAATATGGTTTCAGAACTCTTTAGAATTATGATTGATGAGATGGTTGAAACAGAAATATCAGAATTTAGAAATAAACAAATATTTTAA
- a CDS encoding sulfurtransferase produces MKYILILILGFFNLIASTAFISPSQLKNSLTDKKTIIIDVADYSIYKSAHIKGAINANISNFIKEDSLYSELNSNEILENEIKNLGISYDSNVIIYAHNTQIGILNSSYLAFVLIYAGFENISILDGGYLSWVFENELLVSSLKESSVKETNFTIKTNKNILSTNKYLSKNLKSATIIDARSPELYYGIKRSDKTKRTGHISYAKSSFYLHKFLADTTLRKMDELKKIYIDGYGLKKTDNIIVCSDDIFSASMEWYILYKEMGFKNTKIYYNSIQEWANDPELPMTRFKWE; encoded by the coding sequence ATGAAATATATTTTAATCTTAATCTTAGGCTTTTTTAATCTAATAGCATCTACTGCTTTTATAAGTCCAAGTCAATTGAAAAATTCTTTAACCGATAAGAAAACTATTATTATTGATGTAGCTGATTATAGTATTTATAAATCAGCTCACATAAAAGGTGCAATTAACGCCAATATTTCTAACTTTATAAAAGAAGATAGTTTATACTCTGAGTTAAACTCTAATGAAATTTTAGAAAATGAAATAAAAAATCTTGGTATTAGTTACGATTCAAATGTTATAATATATGCTCATAACACACAAATAGGTATTCTTAATTCTAGTTACCTTGCTTTTGTACTTATCTATGCAGGCTTTGAAAATATTAGTATCTTAGATGGCGGTTATCTATCTTGGGTTTTTGAAAATGAACTTCTTGTATCTTCACTAAAAGAAAGTAGCGTAAAAGAAACAAATTTTACAATCAAAACAAATAAAAATATCCTCTCAACAAACAAATACCTAAGCAAAAACCTAAAGTCTGCTACTATCATAGATGCCAGATCTCCAGAACTGTATTACGGTATAAAACGCTCAGATAAAACTAAAAGAACAGGTCATATCTCTTACGCAAAGAGTAGTTTTTATTTACATAAGTTTTTAGCAGATACAACTCTTAGAAAAATGGATGAACTTAAAAAAATTTATATAGATGGTTATGGACTCAAAAAAACTGATAATATTATAGTGTGTAGTGATGATATCTTTTCAGCTTCTATGGAATGGTATATCTTATATAAAGAGATGGGATTTAAAAATACTAAGATTTATTATAACTCAATTCAAGAGTGGGCTAATGACCCTGAGTTACCTATGACAAGATTTAAATGGGAGTAA
- the infA gene encoding translation initiation factor IF-1 gives MAKADVIEVDGKIIEALPNATFRVELENGHIILCHIAGKMRMHYIKILPGDTVKLELTPYSLDKGRITYRYK, from the coding sequence ATGGCTAAAGCTGACGTTATAGAAGTTGACGGCAAGATTATTGAAGCATTACCAAATGCAACTTTCCGTGTTGAGTTAGAAAATGGACATATAATTTTATGTCATATAGCAGGTAAAATGCGTATGCACTATATAAAAATATTACCAGGGGATACAGTTAAATTGGAACTAACTCCATATAGTCTTGATAAAGGGCGAATTACTTACCGTTATAAATAA